One Polaribacter sp. SA4-12 genomic window carries:
- a CDS encoding pentapeptide repeat-containing protein, protein MKNKITLIAFSLFLVSSISFAQKKVEASSIMKDIKAGKSISINNTTIVGVLDFTYMDNAMEKLPSKKKKSWFNWSSGNSSNEIKKMIDVKISFTNCIFKDDVLAYIPDEDSGYTFTASFEDIAVFKNCKFERKAMFKYSRFERNSDFSGSSFNDDSTFKYAKFDKNISFENTTFDEIATFKYAKFNNNVSFYNAVFKDSATFKYTNFSDGVSFKNTKFEEDLNIKYMKVSGEFNITNMNVSYDIDSKYTKINGKSFSKYLIDKK, encoded by the coding sequence ATGAAAAATAAAATTACTCTTATAGCATTCAGTTTATTTTTAGTATCCTCTATTTCTTTTGCTCAGAAAAAAGTGGAAGCTTCTAGTATTATGAAAGACATTAAAGCTGGAAAATCAATTTCTATTAACAATACAACAATTGTAGGTGTTTTAGATTTTACATATATGGATAATGCTATGGAAAAACTTCCAAGCAAAAAGAAAAAAAGTTGGTTTAATTGGAGTTCTGGTAATTCTTCAAACGAAATCAAAAAAATGATAGATGTAAAGATTTCTTTTACAAACTGTATATTTAAAGACGATGTTTTAGCTTATATACCAGATGAAGATTCTGGATATACATTTACAGCTAGTTTTGAAGATATTGCAGTTTTTAAAAATTGTAAATTTGAACGTAAAGCAATGTTTAAATACTCTCGCTTTGAAAGAAATTCAGATTTTTCTGGTTCTTCATTCAATGATGATAGTACTTTTAAATATGCCAAATTTGATAAAAATATTAGTTTTGAAAATACAACTTTTGATGAAATTGCTACTTTTAAATATGCTAAATTCAATAATAACGTAAGCTTCTATAATGCTGTATTTAAAGACTCTGCAACATTTAAGTATACTAATTTTTCTGATGGTGTTTCCTTTAAAAATACAAAATTTGAAGAAGACTTAAACATTAAATATATGAAAGTTTCTGGCGAGTTTAACATTACAAATATGAATGTATCTTATGACATAGACTCTAAGTACACTAAAATTAATGGAAAAAGCTTCAGTAAATACTTAATTGACAAAAAATAG
- a CDS encoding AMP-dependent synthetase/ligase, whose amino-acid sequence MAIEVKRLFDFPYYQLESYSLEKAFISKTSGSWQSITTQEYIDQANQISRGLIRLGIKPNDKIAIISSTNRTEWNICDIGILQTGAQNVPIYPTISKEDYEYVLNHSESIYCFVSDKEVLKKINKIKKKTKLIKVFTFDDIKGEESWNEVLELGKDDSNQNAVEERKNDVKEDDLATLIYTSGTTGRPKGVMLSHKNIVSNVLSSEKCVPFDYGKSKGLSFLPVCHIFERMILYLYQYCGVSIYFAESIEKLSENAQEIKPHVMTAVPRLYEKIYDKIVLKGETLTGIKKGLFFWALNLGLRYEPNGANGWWYEKKLSLARKLIFSKWQAALGGELKIMVSGSAALQPRLARVFAAAGMPIMEGYGLSETSPVIAVNDERNNGFRIGTVGKVIDDVEVKIAENGEIIVKGPNVMLGYFKDPEKTASVIKGGYFYTGDKGEFDKDGFLKITGRTKEMFKTSGGKYVVPPLLEGELKQSLFIEQVMVIGEGEKMPAAFIQPNFEFIREWIHHKKLDIGDSNQDIISSDRVIKRIQKEVDKCNKNFGKWEQIKRFELTPDVWSIEGGHLTPTMKMKRKIIREIYQDLFDKIYRV is encoded by the coding sequence ATGGCAATAGAAGTTAAAAGGTTATTCGATTTCCCTTATTATCAATTGGAGTCTTATAGTTTAGAGAAAGCGTTTATATCAAAAACGAGTGGTAGTTGGCAATCAATTACTACCCAAGAATATATTGACCAAGCCAATCAAATTAGTAGAGGATTAATAAGATTGGGTATAAAACCTAACGATAAGATTGCTATAATTTCTTCTACCAATAGAACAGAATGGAATATTTGCGATATAGGTATTTTACAAACAGGTGCTCAAAATGTTCCTATTTATCCTACTATTAGTAAGGAAGATTATGAATATGTATTAAACCATTCAGAATCTATTTACTGTTTTGTTTCAGATAAAGAAGTCTTAAAAAAGATTAACAAAATAAAAAAGAAGACTAAATTAATAAAAGTTTTTACTTTTGATGATATTAAAGGTGAAGAAAGCTGGAATGAAGTATTAGAATTAGGAAAAGATGATAGCAATCAAAATGCTGTTGAAGAAAGAAAAAACGATGTAAAAGAAGATGATTTAGCTACTTTAATCTATACATCTGGAACAACAGGAAGACCTAAAGGTGTTATGCTTTCTCATAAAAACATTGTTTCTAATGTTTTAAGTTCTGAAAAATGTGTTCCGTTTGATTATGGTAAATCTAAAGGATTAAGTTTCTTACCTGTTTGTCACATTTTTGAACGTATGATTTTATATCTATATCAATATTGTGGAGTCTCAATTTATTTTGCAGAATCTATTGAAAAACTTTCAGAAAATGCACAAGAAATTAAACCTCATGTAATGACTGCTGTACCACGTTTGTATGAGAAAATTTATGATAAAATAGTTTTAAAAGGAGAAACATTAACCGGTATTAAAAAAGGTTTATTCTTTTGGGCTTTAAATTTAGGTTTAAGGTACGAACCAAATGGCGCAAATGGTTGGTGGTATGAAAAAAAATTAAGTTTAGCTAGAAAATTAATTTTCTCTAAATGGCAAGCTGCTTTAGGTGGTGAATTAAAAATAATGGTTTCTGGAAGTGCTGCTTTACAACCAAGATTAGCAAGAGTCTTTGCAGCAGCAGGTATGCCAATTATGGAAGGTTATGGTTTATCAGAAACATCACCTGTTATTGCTGTAAATGACGAACGAAATAATGGTTTTAGAATTGGTACTGTAGGTAAAGTTATTGATGATGTTGAAGTAAAAATAGCAGAAAATGGAGAAATTATAGTAAAAGGACCAAATGTAATGTTAGGTTATTTTAAAGATCCAGAAAAAACAGCTAGTGTTATTAAAGGTGGTTATTTTTATACAGGTGATAAAGGAGAATTTGATAAAGATGGTTTCTTAAAGATTACTGGAAGAACTAAAGAAATGTTTAAAACTTCTGGAGGTAAATATGTTGTACCACCATTATTAGAAGGAGAATTAAAACAATCTTTATTTATAGAACAAGTAATGGTAATTGGTGAAGGAGAGAAAATGCCAGCTGCTTTTATTCAACCTAATTTTGAGTTTATTAGAGAATGGATTCATCATAAAAAATTAGATATAGGAGATTCAAACCAAGATATTATTAGTTCTGATAGAGTTATAAAACGTATTCAAAAAGAAGTTGATAAGTGCAATAAAAACTTTGGTAAATGGGAACAAATTAAGCGTTTTGAACTTACGCCAGATGTTTGGTCTATTGAAGGTGGACATTTAACGCCTACAATGAAAATGAAACGTAAAATTATAAGAGAAATTTATCAAGATTTATTCGATAAAATATATAGAGTATAA
- a CDS encoding DEAD/DEAH box helicase encodes MSNLKNWLNYYKNSLTDSENLAVDISRIKNLFNQNYCDLSTATINSKNAADMLDIEEKRINRLKGITKKDSDNWYKVFDTEIIIAPFQLDFQSNDPKFKQKSIHPFWITARVNRLGQLTAPREIFPLIVRNYLDPIAEVGNDFIFSSIETISETREIEKPEIENEEEGLAWSSYWEYINLVFSEITYGDISDYRAEGYKTNHNITYFARSSKISAAKSILFLYENLINETEELPLISKIINPINRERRDPITDKGFLDFNHLHLGQMSNEFPLSISQRKTLLSYFTAEENAITAVNGPPGTGKTTLLQSLVATEVVRAAIRGEDAPVILACSTNNQAVTNIIDSFINSKSDMGNLAERWIPGFNGYATYLPSSSKSEKSLKNINYLKGNMFGNEGTLCDLENEEYLLNAEHFYYSKYHEYFGFGASSLDDVCQHLQEEITVMEDNLIEGVQISQNYLFSIEKVNNLLLDKNNHIKKNVIKISKLQEWRDIIVKIKVLAKGDGFINEIKRYFKIDSEENTSNSEHLFIIDKETLISDEKALVFIKKCIADLNLALSSNLKLKNWKHQNNITGYPFISEAQMWEFEYEKMESNDKTHRFFYDEIDLSLRHKAFLLATHYWEARWILETQDVLENETEKGTGEKIVIAKWKRRAMLTPCFVATLYTAPTHFLFSQFQGENEHGKPIFEYLPLFNFLDLLIIDEAGQVTPEVSIPIFSLAQKAIVVGDLKQIEPIWSIPPKIDFGNLINQNIVTDHSQNEYLNEIGFLASSGSIMKMAQNACEYQTPLVTKKENGLLLLEHRRCNDEIIGFCNELAYDGILKPMKGKAHKDQLFASMMAYHVDGFSERKFNSRHNLNEVKAIILWLNMHKGDIEKAYNVDSIESVLGIITPFASQKTELSKALIESGFKVNKIKLGTVHALQGAERSIVLFSSVYSNKDEGVLFFDRDNKPNMLNVAVSRARDSFILFGDTRIFDETKNIPSGILKKHLNMFEMPT; translated from the coding sequence ATGAGCAACTTAAAAAACTGGTTGAATTATTATAAAAATAGTTTAACAGACAGTGAAAATTTAGCTGTTGACATTTCTAGAATTAAAAACTTATTTAATCAAAATTATTGCGATTTAAGTACGGCAACTATTAACTCAAAGAATGCTGCTGACATGCTTGATATTGAAGAGAAAAGAATCAATAGACTAAAAGGAATCACCAAAAAAGATAGTGATAATTGGTACAAAGTTTTTGATACTGAGATTATTATTGCTCCTTTTCAGTTAGATTTTCAATCGAATGATCCTAAATTCAAACAAAAATCAATTCATCCATTTTGGATAACGGCTAGAGTAAATCGCTTAGGTCAATTAACTGCTCCAAGAGAAATATTTCCATTAATAGTTCGTAATTATTTAGATCCAATTGCTGAGGTTGGAAACGATTTTATCTTTTCATCAATTGAAACAATATCAGAAACGAGAGAAATAGAAAAACCTGAAATTGAAAATGAAGAAGAAGGATTAGCGTGGAGCTCCTATTGGGAGTATATTAATTTAGTTTTTTCAGAAATTACTTATGGAGATATAAGTGATTATAGAGCTGAAGGATATAAGACCAATCATAACATTACTTATTTTGCTAGAAGTTCTAAGATTTCAGCAGCAAAAAGCATTCTCTTTTTGTATGAAAATTTAATAAATGAGACTGAAGAGTTACCGTTAATTTCAAAAATAATAAATCCTATTAATAGAGAGCGAAGAGATCCGATTACCGATAAAGGTTTTTTAGATTTTAATCATTTACATTTAGGACAAATGTCTAATGAGTTTCCTCTTTCTATTAGTCAACGAAAAACGTTATTATCTTATTTTACAGCTGAAGAAAATGCTATTACAGCAGTAAATGGACCTCCAGGAACTGGTAAAACTACTTTATTACAAAGTTTAGTAGCTACAGAGGTTGTTAGAGCAGCTATTAGAGGTGAAGATGCGCCAGTTATTTTAGCGTGTTCAACAAATAACCAAGCAGTAACAAATATTATAGATAGTTTTATTAACTCTAAAAGTGACATGGGCAATTTAGCAGAACGCTGGATTCCTGGTTTTAATGGGTATGCAACTTATTTACCATCTAGTTCTAAAAGTGAAAAATCTTTAAAAAACATAAATTACCTAAAAGGGAATATGTTTGGTAACGAAGGAACTTTATGTGATCTAGAAAATGAAGAATATTTATTGAATGCTGAGCATTTTTATTATAGTAAATATCATGAATATTTTGGTTTTGGAGCTAGTTCATTAGATGATGTTTGTCAACACCTTCAGGAAGAAATTACTGTAATGGAAGATAATTTGATAGAAGGAGTTCAGATTTCTCAAAACTATTTATTTTCTATTGAAAAAGTTAATAATTTACTGCTTGATAAGAATAATCACATTAAAAAAAATGTGATTAAAATTTCTAAATTACAAGAATGGAGAGATATTATTGTCAAGATAAAGGTACTTGCTAAAGGAGATGGTTTTATTAATGAGATAAAGCGTTATTTTAAAATTGATTCAGAAGAAAATACATCCAATTCTGAACATCTTTTTATTATTGATAAAGAAACACTTATTAGCGATGAAAAAGCGTTAGTTTTTATAAAAAAATGTATTGCAGATCTTAATTTGGCTTTGTCATCAAACTTAAAATTAAAAAACTGGAAACATCAAAATAATATTACAGGATATCCTTTTATTTCAGAAGCTCAAATGTGGGAATTTGAATATGAAAAAATGGAATCTAATGATAAAACACATCGATTCTTTTATGACGAAATAGATTTAAGTTTACGTCATAAAGCTTTTTTATTAGCGACACATTATTGGGAAGCAAGATGGATTTTAGAAACACAAGATGTACTAGAAAATGAAACAGAAAAAGGAACAGGGGAGAAGATTGTAATTGCAAAATGGAAACGTAGAGCAATGCTAACACCTTGTTTTGTGGCAACTTTATATACTGCTCCGACACATTTTTTATTCAGTCAATTTCAAGGAGAAAATGAACACGGAAAGCCTATTTTCGAATACTTACCATTATTCAATTTTTTAGATTTATTGATTATTGATGAAGCAGGACAAGTAACTCCCGAGGTTAGTATTCCTATATTTTCATTAGCACAAAAAGCAATTGTTGTTGGAGATTTAAAACAGATAGAACCAATTTGGTCTATTCCTCCAAAAATTGATTTTGGAAATTTAATCAACCAAAATATTGTTACAGACCATTCACAAAATGAATATTTAAATGAAATTGGTTTTTTAGCTTCTAGTGGAAGTATCATGAAAATGGCTCAAAATGCTTGTGAATATCAAACACCTTTAGTTACCAAAAAGGAAAATGGCTTGTTATTATTAGAACACAGAAGGTGTAATGATGAAATTATTGGTTTTTGTAATGAATTAGCGTACGATGGTATTTTAAAACCAATGAAAGGGAAGGCGCATAAAGATCAATTATTTGCTTCTATGATGGCGTACCACGTAGATGGTTTTAGTGAACGTAAATTTAATAGTCGTCATAATTTAAACGAAGTTAAAGCGATTATTTTGTGGCTGAATATGCATAAAGGAGATATAGAAAAAGCCTATAATGTAGATTCTATTGAAAGTGTTTTAGGCATTATAACACCATTTGCTAGTCAGAAAACAGAACTTTCTAAAGCTTTAATAGAATCTGGTTTTAAAGTGAATAAGATAAAGTTAGGAACTGTACATGCGCTTCAAGGAGCAGAACGTAGTATTGTATTGTTTAGTTCTGTTTATAGCAATAAAGATGAAGGTGTTTTGTTTTTTGATAGAGATAATAAGCCAAATATGTTGAATGTTGCTGTTTCAAGAGCTAGAGATAGCTTTATTTTATTTGGAGATACTAGAATTTTTGATGAAACAAAAAATATCCCTTCAGGGATATTAAAAAAACATTTAAATATGTTTGAAATGCCAACATAA
- a CDS encoding porin family protein, translating into MKKGTIIFILSLLFSSSSFGQSSIKYFVKGGLNLSNTNYNVIVKGVSSSREFDSRKSFYVSTGFNLSLTQKKDNTLLQIELVYSEQGWVYNYTDPGDYTTHEINQINLPFYIKKRIFKNFYSNIGAYFGYVVHSKEKSSNNPNKFEIEGYKNFDSGLLIGFDYHFNLGIFIEMKYMYGLSDISKVSYPSSFIEHSYKNRVLQIGLGYQF; encoded by the coding sequence ATGAAAAAAGGAACTATTATTTTTATTTTATCATTATTGTTTAGTTCTTCTAGTTTTGGACAATCATCAATAAAATACTTTGTTAAAGGAGGTCTTAATTTATCTAATACAAATTACAATGTTATAGTTAAAGGTGTTTCTTCTAGTAGAGAATTTGATTCTAGGAAATCTTTTTATGTATCAACTGGTTTTAACCTTTCATTGACTCAAAAAAAGGATAATACCTTACTTCAAATTGAATTGGTTTATTCTGAGCAAGGGTGGGTTTATAATTATACAGATCCAGGTGATTATACAACACATGAAATCAATCAAATCAATTTACCTTTTTACATAAAAAAAAGAATTTTCAAGAATTTCTATTCTAATATTGGTGCTTATTTTGGGTATGTAGTACATTCAAAAGAGAAAAGCAGCAATAATCCTAATAAGTTTGAAATAGAAGGATATAAAAATTTTGATTCAGGTTTGCTTATAGGATTTGATTATCATTTTAATTTAGGAATTTTTATAGAAATGAAATATATGTATGGATTATCTGATATCTCTAAGGTGTCATATCCTTCTTCATTTATAGAACATTCATATAAAAATAGAGTACTACAAATCGGATTAGGTTATCAGTTTTAA
- a CDS encoding HD family phosphohydrolase, protein MSNIVNKLYQNNTIIYKVILFLVATTAIVYLFPKGGQFKYDFNNGQLWKYDNLYAPFDFAIQKTEEEIIIEKKEIEVNSKLYFLHDFDVENSVKANYNRRISFVKESDSLSLEQIKNLSLIGQKVINDVYQKGFLEDISQDRIANKNEIVAIRKGNEVEDFVFKSLLTSKEVLEIISNNLEKEEAFYGKKIMLDLLSEVIKPNVSFDNEYTEKVIDNEIKNISYTKGRVEAGKLIILKGDFVEGKKLAILNSLKSESESQVWTESNYNWIILGYTILVSLALLMLLLFLKKYRIEIYENNNKVTFIFFNVFSMIFIQTLVIKYNSDYLYVVPLSILPIVLKAFFDARLGLFTHVLTVLLLGYIVPDSFEFIYLHIIAGIVTILTVSELYKRASLFISVAQITLIYMVTYFAFSIIKEGNASQINWTYFMLFAANGLLSFLSIIIIYMYEKVFGLVSDVTLLELSNTNTKLLRELNEKAPGTFQHSMQVANLAEAAANEIGANSMLVRTGALYHDIGKMLNPMYFTENQSTGVNPHNDLSPRDSSRIITDHVIKGVELAKKYKLPDRIIDFIRTHHGTSSTYYFYMKEKELNPDTEVDIKKFQYQGPIPFSKETAILMMCDSAEAASKSLKIPTALSVSNLIDKIIAKQMADNQFLNSNITFREIEIIKKVIKKKLMNIYHLRVEYPE, encoded by the coding sequence ATGAGTAATATAGTTAATAAATTGTACCAAAATAACACCATTATTTATAAGGTGATTTTGTTTTTAGTTGCCACAACTGCAATTGTTTATTTGTTTCCTAAAGGAGGACAATTTAAATATGATTTTAATAATGGACAGCTTTGGAAATATGATAATTTATACGCGCCTTTTGATTTTGCTATACAGAAAACAGAAGAAGAAATTATTATAGAAAAAAAGGAAATTGAAGTAAATTCAAAACTATATTTTTTGCATGATTTTGATGTTGAAAATAGCGTTAAAGCAAATTATAATAGAAGAATTTCTTTTGTAAAAGAATCCGATTCTTTAAGCTTAGAGCAGATTAAAAATTTATCACTAATTGGGCAAAAAGTGATTAATGATGTCTATCAGAAAGGTTTTTTAGAAGATATAAGTCAAGATAGAATTGCCAATAAAAATGAAATAGTTGCTATAAGAAAAGGAAATGAAGTTGAAGATTTTGTTTTTAAAAGTTTATTAACTTCTAAAGAGGTATTAGAAATAATAAGTAATAATTTAGAAAAAGAAGAAGCTTTTTATGGTAAAAAAATAATGTTAGATTTATTATCTGAGGTTATAAAACCAAATGTGTCTTTTGATAATGAATATACAGAAAAGGTAATTGACAATGAAATTAAGAACATTTCTTATACTAAAGGTAGAGTAGAAGCTGGTAAACTAATTATTTTAAAAGGAGATTTTGTAGAAGGTAAAAAATTAGCAATTTTAAATTCTTTAAAAAGTGAATCTGAGTCTCAAGTTTGGACAGAGTCAAACTATAATTGGATTATCTTAGGTTACACCATTTTAGTGTCTCTTGCATTATTAATGCTTTTATTATTTCTAAAAAAATACAGAATAGAAATTTACGAAAACAACAACAAAGTTACTTTTATCTTTTTCAATGTTTTTTCAATGATTTTTATCCAAACATTGGTTATAAAGTATAATTCAGATTACTTATATGTAGTGCCTTTAAGTATACTTCCAATTGTTTTAAAAGCCTTTTTTGATGCACGTTTAGGTTTGTTTACCCATGTTTTAACTGTCTTGCTTTTAGGATATATTGTACCTGATAGTTTTGAGTTTATTTATTTACATATTATTGCAGGTATTGTAACGATACTTACTGTTTCAGAATTATATAAAAGGGCAAGTCTATTTATTTCAGTAGCTCAAATAACGCTGATTTATATGGTAACGTATTTCGCTTTTTCTATTATAAAAGAAGGAAATGCTTCTCAAATCAATTGGACTTATTTTATGCTTTTTGCAGCAAATGGATTGTTATCATTCTTATCAATCATCATCATATATATGTATGAGAAAGTTTTTGGTTTGGTCTCTGATGTAACCTTATTAGAGCTTTCTAATACAAATACAAAGCTTTTAAGAGAGCTAAATGAAAAAGCCCCAGGTACATTTCAACATTCAATGCAAGTAGCTAATTTAGCAGAAGCAGCTGCAAATGAAATAGGAGCTAATTCTATGCTAGTTAGAACAGGAGCATTGTATCATGATATAGGTAAAATGTTAAATCCGATGTATTTTACAGAAAACCAATCTACAGGTGTTAATCCTCATAATGATTTATCCCCAAGAGATAGTTCGAGAATTATTACAGATCATGTTATAAAAGGAGTGGAGTTGGCAAAGAAATACAAGCTGCCAGATAGAATTATAGACTTTATTAGAACGCATCATGGTACAAGTTCTACGTACTATTTTTATATGAAAGAGAAAGAATTAAACCCCGATACAGAAGTAGATATTAAGAAGTTTCAGTATCAAGGACCAATTCCTTTTTCAAAAGAGACTGCAATTTTAATGATGTGTGATTCTGCAGAGGCAGCATCAAAAAGTTTAAAAATACCAACAGCTTTATCTGTAAGTAATTTGATAGATAAAATTATAGCAAAACAAATGGCTGATAATCAGTTTTTAAATTCAAATATTACTTTCCGAGAAATTGAAATAATAAAGAAAGTTATCAAGAAAAAATTGATGAATATTTATCATTTAAGAGTAGAATATCCTGAGTAA
- a CDS encoding acetyl-CoA C-acyltransferase, with protein sequence MKEVVIVSVARTPIGSFMGSLSTIPAPKLGAIAIKGALEKINLDPSLVEEVFMGNVVSAGLGQAPARQAAIYAGIPNTVPCTTVNKVCASGMKSIMLAAQTIALGDADVIVAGGMENMSSIPHYQNARKGSKFGPIIMEDGLQKDGLVDAYDKQPMGVCADACATEYNFSREDQDNFAIQSYNRSAKAWSEGKFADEIVPVEIPQRRGEPIIFSEDEEYKNVKMEKIPALRAAFTKDGTVTAANASTINDGGAALVLMSAEKAKELNITPIAKIKSFADAAHEPEWFTTAPAKALPKALAKANISIDDVDYFELNEAFSIVGLANMKILGITDDKVNVNGGAVSLGHPLGVSGARIVIALTSILKQNNAKIGAAAICNGGGGASALVLERI encoded by the coding sequence ATGAAAGAAGTCGTAATTGTATCTGTAGCAAGGACTCCTATTGGAAGTTTCATGGGAAGTTTATCTACAATTCCAGCTCCAAAATTAGGAGCAATTGCCATAAAAGGTGCTTTAGAAAAAATAAATTTAGATCCAAGTTTAGTAGAAGAAGTTTTTATGGGTAACGTTGTTTCTGCTGGCTTAGGTCAAGCTCCAGCAAGACAAGCAGCAATATATGCTGGAATTCCTAATACTGTACCTTGTACAACTGTAAATAAAGTTTGCGCTTCTGGTATGAAATCTATCATGTTGGCTGCTCAAACAATTGCTTTAGGTGATGCAGATGTTATAGTTGCTGGTGGTATGGAAAATATGAGTTCTATTCCTCATTATCAAAATGCAAGAAAAGGTTCTAAATTTGGACCAATAATCATGGAAGATGGTTTACAAAAAGATGGTTTAGTAGATGCATATGACAAGCAACCAATGGGTGTTTGTGCAGACGCTTGTGCTACTGAATATAATTTTTCAAGAGAAGATCAAGATAATTTTGCTATTCAATCTTATAATCGTTCTGCAAAAGCTTGGAGCGAAGGAAAATTTGCTGATGAAATTGTACCTGTAGAAATTCCACAAAGACGTGGAGAGCCTATTATTTTCTCTGAAGATGAAGAATACAAGAATGTGAAAATGGAGAAAATCCCTGCATTAAGAGCTGCGTTTACAAAAGACGGAACTGTTACTGCTGCAAATGCTTCTACTATAAATGATGGTGGTGCTGCATTGGTTTTGATGTCAGCAGAAAAAGCAAAAGAATTAAATATAACTCCAATTGCAAAAATAAAGAGTTTTGCTGATGCTGCTCACGAACCAGAATGGTTTACAACTGCACCTGCAAAAGCATTACCAAAAGCTTTAGCGAAAGCAAATATTTCAATAGATGATGTAGATTATTTTGAATTAAACGAAGCATTTTCTATTGTTGGTTTAGCTAATATGAAGATTTTAGGTATCACTGATGATAAAGTGAATGTTAATGGTGGTGCCGTTTCTTTAGGACATCCTTTAGGTGTTTCTGGAGCAAGAATTGTGATTGCTTTAACATCAATTTTAAAACAAAATAATGCTAAAATTGGAGCAGCTGCGATTTGTAATGGTGGTGGTGGTGCAAGTGCATTAGTTTTAGAAAGAATTTAA
- a CDS encoding C40 family peptidase gives MLYGICNLSIAPLRATTSDTSEMVSQVLFGETFEVIEKEKEWSKIRLTFDNYEGFIDNKQYTNITENIFSELKSEKQYISGEIIDFITNEKNELTTIPLGANLPFYNNGKLQITPQTYVYEGAVLSEKKTKREISQIAFTYLNTPFLWGGKTPFGIDCSGFTQMVYKLCGHRLLRDAKEQATQGEVLSFIEESEPGDLAFFDNEEGEIIHVGIILNDYHIIHCYGKVRIDTLDHSGIFNADIQKHTHKLRIIKKMI, from the coding sequence ATGCTGTATGGCATTTGTAATTTAAGTATTGCTCCTCTTAGAGCAACAACTTCTGACACATCAGAAATGGTGAGTCAGGTTTTGTTTGGTGAAACTTTTGAAGTTATTGAAAAGGAAAAAGAATGGAGTAAAATTCGTTTAACTTTTGACAACTATGAAGGCTTTATTGATAATAAACAATATACGAATATTACAGAAAATATCTTTTCAGAATTAAAATCTGAAAAACAATATATTTCTGGTGAGATTATTGATTTTATTACAAATGAGAAAAACGAATTAACAACAATTCCTTTAGGTGCTAACTTACCTTTTTACAACAACGGTAAACTACAAATTACACCACAAACTTATGTATACGAAGGCGCAGTATTATCAGAAAAGAAAACTAAAAGAGAGATTTCACAAATTGCTTTTACTTATTTAAACACTCCTTTTTTATGGGGAGGAAAAACGCCTTTTGGTATTGATTGTTCTGGCTTTACACAAATGGTATATAAACTTTGTGGGCATCGTCTTCTAAGAGACGCTAAAGAACAAGCGACACAAGGTGAAGTATTAAGTTTTATTGAAGAAAGTGAACCTGGTGATTTAGCTTTTTTTGATAATGAAGAAGGTGAAATTATACATGTTGGTATCATTTTAAATGATTATCACATTATACATTGTTATGGTAAGGTAAGAATTGATACCTTAGATCATAGTGGAATTTTTAATGCAGATATACAAAAACACACTCATAAATTAAGGATTATAAAAAAAATGATTTAG